One part of the Methylobacterium mesophilicum SR1.6/6 genome encodes these proteins:
- a CDS encoding AMP-binding protein has product MAERTADAAPDASARADGLRGNLRGSLSARLFAAAHTGPQRTALRDSGDRTGWCGRPPIVWTYAAAAEIVGRLARGIGAWRLPAGSRIGLWFSGGAESALAHLAVEAAGHLPCPMPAAWDPEQLSAGIAAAGLVAVLTEGRRGERRPADDLTHAAARHFNLSYLAAFGPGVPDGVISLDAMALERGVAEPVPSLGLVTFAGGDPGRPVYRSAEALAAAIAVHLDALPVSPDERILTLLPAHDLRGLVTGLGAALMAGAGLETVIPFDGAGFRAALLRPVPTRLVAPVLIEPALAALPLPWTVRTLNVVHRAPASLQLSAPGPAVPQRLDSLVFDEEAVLTRPGLQDLAATLDDPDRAPLPRALLALARRADGGLAYRGPACATAPLPRGEIPGTDAATWRGAVRAAKA; this is encoded by the coding sequence GTGGCGGAGAGGACGGCCGACGCCGCACCGGACGCGTCCGCGCGGGCCGACGGACTGCGCGGCAACCTGCGCGGCAGTCTGTCCGCCCGCCTGTTCGCGGCGGCGCATACCGGCCCGCAGCGCACGGCCCTGCGTGATTCGGGCGACCGGACCGGCTGGTGCGGGCGTCCGCCGATCGTCTGGACCTACGCGGCCGCCGCCGAGATCGTCGGGCGCCTCGCCCGCGGGATCGGTGCGTGGCGCCTCCCGGCCGGCAGCCGGATCGGCCTGTGGTTCTCCGGGGGGGCCGAATCGGCCCTGGCGCACCTCGCCGTCGAGGCGGCCGGTCACCTGCCCTGCCCGATGCCCGCCGCCTGGGATCCCGAGCAGCTCTCCGCCGGGATCGCGGCTGCGGGCCTCGTCGCGGTGCTGACGGAGGGGCGGCGCGGCGAGCGCCGGCCCGCGGATGATCTCACCCATGCGGCCGCGCGGCATTTCAACCTGAGCTACCTCGCCGCCTTCGGACCCGGCGTGCCGGACGGCGTGATCAGCCTCGACGCCATGGCCCTCGAGCGCGGGGTGGCCGAGCCGGTCCCGAGCCTCGGCCTCGTGACCTTCGCGGGCGGCGACCCGGGCCGGCCGGTCTACCGCTCCGCGGAGGCGCTCGCGGCCGCCATCGCGGTGCATCTCGACGCCCTTCCGGTGAGCCCGGACGAGCGGATCCTGACGCTCCTGCCGGCCCATGACCTGCGCGGCCTGGTGACCGGCCTCGGCGCCGCGCTGATGGCCGGGGCCGGCCTCGAGACGGTGATCCCCTTCGACGGTGCGGGCTTCCGCGCCGCCCTGCTGCGGCCCGTGCCGACCCGGCTCGTCGCGCCCGTGCTGATCGAGCCGGCGCTCGCGGCCCTGCCCCTGCCCTGGACCGTGCGCACCCTCAACGTGGTTCACCGGGCGCCAGCCTCCCTGCAGCTCTCCGCGCCCGGCCCCGCGGTCCCGCAGCGCCTCGACTCCCTGGTCTTCGACGAGGAGGCCGTGCTGACCCGTCCCGGTCTGCAAGACCTCGCCGCGACCCTGGACGATCCGGACCGGGCACCCCTGCCCCGAGCCCTCCTGGCGCTCGCCCGCCGCGCCGATGGCGGCCTGGCCTATCGCGGCCCGGCCTGCGCGACGGCGCCGCTCCCCCGCGGCGAGATCCCGGGCACGGACGCGGCGACCTGGCGGGGCGCGGTTCGCGCGGCGAAAGCCTGA